A window of Planctomycetota bacterium contains these coding sequences:
- a CDS encoding Gfo/Idh/MocA family oxidoreductase, which yields MNRREFLGTGVAGLASAALGGCAFAGGQEKARRVGLIGCGWYGKTDLYALCQVAPVEVVALCDADRKMAAEAAERVAGWHPSRRKPLVYGDYRRMLKEHEFDIVLVGTPDHWHALPMIEAVRAGADVYVQKPISVDVVEGRAMVAAARKYKRVVQVGTQRRSTPHLVEARERLREGLVGTVGHVEICCYYHMRARENPPDTSPPEHLDYEMWTGPAPMRPYNPLLHPRRWRSFMEYGNGIMGDMCIHMLDMVRWMLGLGWPRRISSHGGILVDKASKANIPDTQVATFEFDSLNVVWTHRTWGPPPDPKYPWAAFFYGDKGVLKASVASYDFIPHGKGEPVHKDLLREFDRYPQDEKEKDLDPATAPANRRHQQDFLKAIAERGRPVADIEEGHISSASCILANIAMKLGRTLTWDPQKHEVVGDEEANRLLRRPYRAPWEHPEPDRV from the coding sequence ATGAACCGTCGCGAGTTCCTCGGCACCGGCGTCGCCGGTCTGGCCTCCGCCGCGCTGGGCGGATGCGCGTTCGCGGGAGGGCAGGAGAAAGCCCGCCGCGTGGGATTGATCGGGTGCGGCTGGTACGGCAAAACCGACCTCTACGCGCTCTGTCAGGTCGCTCCGGTCGAGGTCGTGGCGCTCTGCGACGCGGACCGCAAGATGGCTGCCGAAGCCGCGGAGCGCGTGGCCGGCTGGCATCCGTCCCGCCGGAAGCCCCTCGTCTACGGCGATTATCGGCGGATGCTCAAGGAGCACGAGTTCGATATCGTTCTTGTGGGAACGCCCGACCACTGGCATGCGTTGCCGATGATCGAAGCGGTCCGGGCGGGCGCGGACGTCTACGTGCAGAAACCGATCAGCGTGGACGTGGTGGAAGGCCGGGCGATGGTGGCGGCCGCGCGCAAGTACAAGCGCGTCGTTCAGGTGGGCACCCAGCGGCGCAGCACGCCTCATCTCGTCGAGGCGCGGGAACGCCTGCGCGAGGGCCTCGTCGGGACCGTGGGGCACGTCGAAATCTGCTGCTACTATCACATGCGGGCGCGCGAGAACCCGCCCGACACGTCCCCGCCGGAGCATCTCGATTACGAGATGTGGACCGGTCCGGCGCCGATGCGGCCGTACAACCCCCTCCTGCATCCCCGGCGCTGGCGCTCGTTCATGGAGTATGGCAACGGCATCATGGGGGACATGTGCATCCACATGCTCGACATGGTGCGCTGGATGCTGGGCCTGGGCTGGCCGCGGCGGATCTCGTCGCACGGCGGGATCCTGGTGGACAAGGCTTCGAAGGCCAACATTCCGGACACGCAGGTGGCGACCTTCGAGTTCGACTCCCTGAACGTCGTCTGGACCCACCGCACGTGGGGGCCGCCGCCCGACCCGAAGTATCCGTGGGCGGCCTTCTTCTACGGGGACAAAGGAGTCCTCAAGGCGAGCGTGGCGAGCTACGACTTCATCCCGCACGGCAAGGGGGAGCCCGTTCACAAGGATCTGCTGCGCGAATTCGACCGCTACCCGCAGGACGAGAAGGAGAAGGATCTCGACCCGGCGACGGCCCCGGCGAACCGCCGCCACCAGCAGGACTTCCTCAAGGCGATCGCGGAGCGCGGGCGGCCCGTGGCGGACATCGAAGAGGGGCACATCTCCAGCGCCAGCTGCATCCTGGCCAACATCGCCATGAAACTCGGCCGGACGCTGACGTGGGACCCGCAGAAGCACGAGGTCGTGGGGGACGAGGAAGCCAACCGCCTGTTGCGGCGGCCCTACCGGGCGCCGTGGGAGCACCCGGAACCCGACCGCGTATAG